A stretch of Pogona vitticeps strain Pit_001003342236 chromosome 5, PviZW2.1, whole genome shotgun sequence DNA encodes these proteins:
- the UCMA gene encoding upper zone of growth plate and cartilage matrix-associated protein, which yields MDWKQVLVVSCLVTLVLLIVLEGGNATAVGPTKAAAGESSKESMKKRVFMQESDASNFFKKRGKRATKSRDELNAETRQMLAADEQRREYFEEQRNEFENFVEEERDEQDERSREQVEQWREYHYDGLYPPYEYNRHVV from the exons ATGGACTGGAAACAAGTGCTTGTTGTCTCCTGCCTCGTGACTCTCGTGCTCCTGATTG TTCTTGAAGGAGGCAATGCCACGGCTGTGGGTCCCACAAAAGCAGCAGCTGGAGAATCAAGCAAGGAAA GCATGAAAAAAAGAGTCTTCATGCAGGAGTCAGATGCCTCTAACTTTTTCAAGAAACGAGGCAAGAGAGCTACAAAATCCAGAGATGAACTCAATG CGGAGACCCGCCAGATGCTGGCAGCAGATGAACAAAGGAGGGAGTACTTTGAAGAACAGAGGAATGAGTTTGAGAACTTTGTGGAGGAAGAGCGTGACG AGCAGGATGAGAGAAGCCGAGAGCAGGTTGAGCAGTGGCGTGAATACCATTACGATGGCCTCTACCCACCCTACGAATACAATCGACACGTTGTCTAG